The following are encoded in a window of Acidimicrobiales bacterium genomic DNA:
- a CDS encoding (Fe-S)-binding protein — protein sequence MTGPVPAPAGPTSPRVALFVTCVVDVARPDAGVAAVHLLRAAGAEVTCPRGQTCCGQPAWNAGFADEAVAVARTSLGALEADPADLVVVPAGSCATMMRRYWPQLFALAGRPGEADRAQRVADRVRELSEFLGPYAGDPADADADPAPPSPGPGGLASEGDHGPGDPPPPREEGEGAIGGPGPRLAYHRSCHLERELHVTDAPVRLLHAAGVPPAEWEGDDRCCGFGGTFSVRLPEVSVAMADEKLDHLPDGVDTVVSCDASCLLHLEARARERGLPLRFRHLAEELVEHLPDAPTADGPTADGPPAASAPGEGRERG from the coding sequence ATGACCGGGCCCGTCCCGGCCCCCGCCGGCCCCACCTCGCCCCGCGTCGCCCTCTTCGTCACCTGTGTGGTCGACGTGGCCCGGCCCGACGCCGGCGTCGCCGCGGTCCACCTCCTCCGCGCGGCCGGCGCCGAGGTCACCTGCCCCCGGGGCCAGACCTGTTGCGGGCAACCGGCGTGGAACGCGGGGTTCGCCGACGAGGCCGTCGCCGTGGCGCGCACCAGCCTCGGGGCGCTCGAGGCCGATCCTGCCGACCTGGTGGTCGTCCCCGCCGGTTCCTGCGCCACGATGATGCGCCGGTACTGGCCGCAGCTCTTCGCGCTGGCCGGCCGCCCCGGCGAGGCCGACCGGGCGCAACGGGTGGCGGACCGCGTGCGCGAGCTGAGCGAGTTCCTCGGCCCCTACGCCGGTGATCCCGCCGACGCCGACGCCGACCCGGCGCCGCCCTCCCCCGGGCCGGGTGGTCTCGCCTCGGAGGGCGACCACGGACCGGGTGATCCCCCGCCGCCGAGGGAAGAGGGTGAGGGGGCCATCGGTGGCCCTGGGCCCCGGCTCGCGTACCACCGCTCCTGCCACCTCGAGCGGGAGCTGCACGTCACCGACGCGCCGGTGCGGCTCCTGCACGCCGCCGGGGTGCCGCCGGCCGAGTGGGAGGGCGACGACCGGTGCTGCGGGTTCGGCGGCACCTTCAGCGTGCGCCTGCCCGAGGTCTCGGTGGCGATGGCCGACGAGAAGCTCGACCACCTGCCCGACGGGGTCGACACCGTGGTGAGCTGCGACGCCTCGTGCCTGCTGCACCTCGAGGCCCGCGCCCGCGAGCGGGGCCTGCCCCTGCGCTTCCGCCACCTGGCCGAGGAGCTCGTCGAGCACCTCCCCGACGCCCCGACCGCCGACGGTCCCACCGCCGACGGTCCCCCTGCCGCCTCTGCCCCTGGGGAAGGGCGCGAACGTGGCTGA
- a CDS encoding iron-sulfur cluster-binding protein, with amino-acid sequence MADWPLTTSTLRRRTATAVADPVLRSNVANAVDRFRVAKSAAYDRLHEPDELRRALRGVRGDVLSRWDEVLGRLADNVLALGGHVCWAPDAATANAYVADVARRTGARTAVKSKSMATEETGLNAALADVGCTVTETDLGEWIIQLADEHPSHIIIPAVHRNRHQIADTFEAEAGMAERTTEPDELTAFARGELRRRFLKADLGITGVNLGVAETGSVVLVTNEGNGRMVTTAPRVHVAVMGAERVVDTWDQADLLLGLLSKSATGQTLTSYTSITTGPRREGEADGPDEFHLVILDNGRSDLLGTEFAEMLNCIRCGACLNVCPVYRQTGGHAYGWVYSGPMGAVLTPLLAAEAPGSGHGSATARHAHEVANASTLCGACMEACPVEIPLQDLLLGLRRRKAAEAPRSERVAWSAWASAWSTPTRYRRTLAAAARGQGLAARLGWLPGVRQWTEGRALPDLPRRTFTEHWEAGDV; translated from the coding sequence GTGGCTGACTGGCCGCTCACCACCAGCACCCTGCGCCGGCGCACCGCCACGGCCGTCGCCGACCCCGTCCTGCGGAGCAACGTGGCCAACGCCGTCGACCGCTTCCGGGTGGCCAAGAGCGCGGCCTACGACCGCCTGCACGAGCCCGACGAGCTGCGCCGGGCCCTGCGCGGCGTGCGGGGCGACGTGCTCTCCCGCTGGGACGAGGTGCTCGGCCGGCTGGCCGACAACGTCCTCGCCCTGGGCGGCCACGTCTGCTGGGCGCCCGATGCCGCCACCGCCAACGCCTACGTGGCCGACGTGGCCCGCCGCACCGGCGCCCGCACCGCGGTGAAGTCGAAGTCGATGGCCACCGAGGAGACCGGGCTCAACGCCGCCCTGGCCGACGTGGGCTGCACGGTCACCGAGACCGACCTGGGCGAGTGGATCATCCAGCTCGCCGACGAGCACCCCAGCCACATCATCATCCCCGCGGTGCACCGCAACCGCCATCAGATCGCCGACACCTTCGAGGCCGAGGCGGGGATGGCCGAGCGCACCACCGAGCCCGACGAGCTCACCGCGTTCGCCCGCGGTGAGTTGCGCCGGCGGTTCCTCAAGGCCGACCTCGGCATCACCGGCGTCAACCTGGGCGTGGCCGAGACGGGCAGCGTGGTGCTGGTCACCAACGAGGGCAACGGGCGCATGGTCACCACCGCGCCCCGGGTGCATGTCGCGGTCATGGGCGCCGAGCGGGTGGTCGACACGTGGGACCAGGCCGACCTGTTGCTGGGGCTGCTCTCGAAGTCGGCCACCGGCCAGACCCTCACCAGCTACACGAGCATCACCACCGGGCCCCGGCGAGAGGGTGAGGCCGACGGCCCCGATGAGTTCCACCTCGTGATCCTGGACAACGGCCGCTCCGACCTGCTCGGCACCGAGTTCGCCGAGATGCTCAACTGCATCCGCTGCGGCGCCTGCCTCAACGTGTGCCCCGTGTACCGCCAGACCGGCGGCCACGCGTACGGCTGGGTGTACTCCGGGCCCATGGGGGCCGTCCTCACCCCCCTCCTCGCCGCCGAGGCTCCGGGCAGCGGCCACGGAAGCGCGACCGCCCGGCACGCCCACGAGGTGGCCAACGCGTCCACCCTCTGCGGCGCGTGCATGGAGGCGTGCCCGGTCGAGATCCCCCTCCAGGACCTGCTCCTCGGGCTGCGTCGCCGCAAGGCCGCCGAGGCCCCCCGCAGCGAGCGGGTGGCCTGGTCGGCGTGGGCCTCCGCGTGGTCCACGCCCACCCGCTACCGCCGGACCCTCGCCGCCGCCGCTCGGGGCCAGGGCCTCGCGGCCCGCCTCGGCTGGCTCCCGGGCGTCCGCCAGTGGACCGAGGGCAGGGCGCTGCCCGACCTCCCCCGGCGCACGTTCACCGAACACTGGGAGGCCGGCGATGTCTGA
- a CDS encoding LUD domain-containing protein has protein sequence MSDSPPPPGPTGPDSTGAGSRFDRPDDRVGSQNEPNTPGPREHGDRGAFLARVARRPDAEVVAPGGPRTPHPPPPAPERIPEVAYRALDGFDGAAGLALLPVFTVAALTAEARVHAPSRTGLAGVVAELCRAHDVRTAVVTSEPEAQALVPMLLDAGVAVSDHSPRAAADADLGVTGTVAGIAATGSLVVDADRAGGRGASLLPRVHLAVLPIDRLVATPSDILRRGSRPLPSNRVLITGPSRTGDIEQILTLGVHGPTALEILVLTDAG, from the coding sequence ATGTCTGACTCCCCGCCCCCGCCCGGCCCCACCGGCCCCGACTCCACTGGTGCTGGCTCCCGATTCGATCGCCCTGACGATCGAGTCGGGAGCCAGAACGAGCCGAACACGCCGGGGCCGCGGGAGCACGGCGACCGGGGGGCGTTCCTGGCCCGGGTCGCCCGCCGCCCGGACGCCGAGGTCGTCGCCCCCGGCGGCCCCCGCACCCCGCATCCGCCGCCTCCCGCGCCCGAGCGCATCCCCGAGGTGGCCTACCGCGCGCTCGACGGCTTCGACGGCGCCGCCGGCCTCGCCCTGCTCCCCGTCTTCACCGTCGCCGCCCTCACGGCCGAGGCGCGCGTGCACGCCCCGTCTCGCACCGGCCTCGCCGGCGTGGTGGCCGAGCTGTGCCGGGCCCACGACGTGCGCACCGCCGTCGTGACCTCCGAGCCCGAGGCCCAGGCCCTCGTCCCGATGCTGCTCGACGCCGGCGTCGCCGTGAGCGACCACTCCCCGCGCGCCGCGGCCGACGCCGACCTCGGGGTCACCGGCACGGTGGCCGGCATCGCCGCCACGGGCAGCCTTGTAGTGGACGCCGACCGCGCCGGCGGGAGGGGCGCCAGCCTCCTCCCCCGCGTGCACCTGGCGGTGCTGCCCATCGACCGACTGGTGGCTACGCCGTCCGACATCCTGCGCCGAGGCTCGCGGCCCCTGCCTTCCAACCGGGTGCTGATCACCGGCCCGTCGCGCACCGGCGACATCGAGCAGATCCTCACCCTCGGGGTCCACGGGCCCACCGCGCTCGAGATCCTGGTCCTGACCGACGCGGGGTAG
- a CDS encoding acyl-CoA dehydrogenase family protein — protein sequence MTVTDASVDTSAVDPLVDELLEGFDPATSDPIEFRGRQYDLGLAWVHFPHGWGGLDLPPKVQTHIDRRLREARAPQAGEQHFFGLTMAGPTVVTHGDEELKGRLLRRMFTGEDAWCQLFSEPGAGSDLAGLACKAVRDGDEWVINGQKVWNTLAHIADRGMLVTRSDPEQPKHKGLTYFALDMHAPGVEVRPLRQITGEAEFNEVYLTDVRVPDSDRIGDVGEGWRVAMSTLMNERTTIGGGSGPPGRGTGAIAEAVRIWNEEALDQSPVTKDRLLQLWIDAETLRLTNIRASQNRKAGNPGPEGSIAKLRFAEVNTEIYEFCVELLGMAGQVDYDYELKRASFGLVGPPGSSRKMFLRSRANSIEGGTSEIQRNIIGERVLGLPGDVRVDKDVPWSQVPR from the coding sequence ATGACCGTCACCGACGCCTCCGTGGACACCTCGGCCGTCGACCCGCTCGTCGACGAGCTGCTCGAGGGCTTCGACCCCGCCACCAGCGACCCCATCGAGTTCCGGGGCCGCCAGTACGACCTCGGCCTCGCCTGGGTGCACTTCCCCCACGGCTGGGGCGGTCTCGACCTGCCGCCCAAGGTGCAGACCCACATCGACCGCCGGCTACGCGAGGCCCGCGCCCCGCAGGCCGGCGAGCAGCACTTCTTCGGCCTCACCATGGCCGGGCCCACCGTCGTGACCCATGGCGACGAGGAGCTGAAGGGCCGCCTCCTGCGGCGCATGTTCACCGGCGAGGACGCGTGGTGCCAGCTCTTCAGCGAGCCGGGCGCCGGCTCCGACCTCGCCGGCCTGGCCTGCAAGGCGGTGCGTGACGGCGACGAGTGGGTCATCAACGGCCAGAAGGTGTGGAACACGCTCGCCCACATCGCCGACCGGGGGATGCTCGTCACCCGCAGCGACCCCGAACAGCCCAAGCACAAGGGCCTCACCTACTTCGCCCTCGACATGCACGCCCCCGGCGTCGAGGTGCGACCCCTGCGCCAGATCACCGGCGAAGCCGAGTTCAACGAGGTGTACCTCACCGACGTCCGCGTTCCCGACAGCGACCGCATCGGCGACGTCGGCGAGGGCTGGCGCGTCGCCATGTCCACGCTGATGAACGAGCGCACCACCATCGGCGGCGGCAGCGGCCCTCCCGGTCGGGGCACCGGCGCCATCGCCGAGGCCGTGCGCATCTGGAACGAGGAGGCCCTCGACCAGAGCCCCGTGACGAAGGATCGGCTCCTGCAGCTGTGGATCGACGCCGAGACCCTCCGCCTCACCAACATCCGGGCCTCGCAGAACCGAAAGGCCGGCAACCCCGGCCCCGAGGGCTCGATCGCGAAGCTGCGCTTCGCCGAGGTCAACACCGAGATCTACGAATTCTGCGTCGAGCTCCTCGGCATGGCGGGCCAGGTCGACTACGACTACGAGCTCAAGCGGGCCAGCTTCGGCCTCGTCGGGCCCCCGGGCTCGAGCCGCAAGATGTTCCTGCGCTCACGGGCCAACTCGATCGAGGGCGGGACGTCCGAGATCCAGCGCAACATCATCGGCGAGCGGGTCCTCGGCCTCCCCGGCGACGTGCGCGTCGACAAGGACGTGCCCTGGTCCCAGGTGCCGCGCTGA
- a CDS encoding peroxiredoxin, whose translation MALRLGDDAPNFTAETTEGTIDFYDWKGDSWAVLFSHPKDFTPVCTTELGYLASIKPDFDARGVKIIGLSVDELGNHTAWASDIEETQGTAPNYPIIADSDRKVSDLYDMIHPNANDTLTVRSVFIIGADNKVKLILTYPASTGRNFDEVLRVIDSLQLTANHKVATPVNWNDGEDVIIVPAVTDEEAKEKYPEGWKTLKPYLRVVPQPAK comes from the coding sequence ATGGCACTGCGACTGGGCGACGACGCCCCGAACTTCACCGCCGAGACCACCGAAGGCACCATCGACTTCTACGACTGGAAGGGCGACAGCTGGGCCGTCCTGTTCTCGCACCCCAAGGACTTCACCCCGGTCTGCACCACCGAGCTGGGCTACCTGGCCAGCATCAAGCCGGACTTCGATGCCCGCGGCGTGAAGATCATCGGCCTCAGCGTCGACGAGCTCGGCAACCACACCGCCTGGGCCAGCGACATCGAGGAGACCCAGGGCACCGCCCCGAACTACCCGATCATCGCCGACTCGGACCGCAAGGTGTCGGACCTGTACGACATGATCCACCCGAACGCCAACGACACCCTCACGGTGCGCTCGGTGTTCATCATCGGCGCCGACAACAAGGTGAAGCTGATCCTCACCTACCCCGCCAGCACGGGCCGCAACTTCGACGAGGTGCTGCGGGTGATCGACTCCCTCCAGCTCACCGCCAACCACAAGGTGGCCACGCCCGTGAACTGGAACGACGGCGAGGACGTGATCATCGTCCCGGCCGTCACCGACGAGGAGGCCAAGGAGAAGTACCCCGAGGGTTGGAAGACCCTCAAGCCCTACCTGCGGGTGGTCCCCCAGCCCGCCAAGTAG
- a CDS encoding AAA family ATPase, whose amino-acid sequence MTCGSCGAAVPEGARFCPSCGQATSVPSDERRVATVLFGDLVGFTTLSETADPEHVKNLVDACFGRLVAEIETFGGKVDKIVGDAIVALFGAPVAHEDDAERAVRAALRMQETLARHAAEGDVDVRMRIGVNTGEVLVGALRAGGDYTAMGDVVNTASRLQTAAQPGQVLVGPATFAATHGVIGYDELGLLQARGRDEPVPAWAATAPLLPPGYRPQRERAPLVGRDPELAMLKGAVDAAVAHGRAQLILLLGEAGVGKSRLAEEVAALAECDHEAIVLEGRCVPYGEANVWWPVAEALRQALSLSAEAPFSTASDHAFDVVARTLDLDPGDDEVARVVEGLLYLLGYEVPLRDIDPQRARDEATRSVLTLIEGYALDHPVVIVLSDLHWADDLVLEMIDDMLARLGRYPYVVVGTSRPGIEERWVPRHGRHNSAVLNLDPLDRSASEHLLSLLLEQEAGDDVRALLLDRSGGNPFFLEELVSLLDETGMVGGTPSADGGLRDLPDTLRGLVAARLDALPAKERQTLVNAAVWGRRGPVEALEKMLEKDALGEADAASAAADALHGLAAKEVLLVEGQRWSFHSELVRDVAYGTLTKSDRARKHAGIATHLEEHPGAAPDERVVDIVAYHFNVAAQLSVEMGDVAHLRPDIGEKALHWLMEAARRADRADLHQNAARLYGQAVDLATSLGQGDQMTGAVLGRAHALAELRDLGAARADVGRALSAAERSGDRTVLARALVVLGEIEWREGDHAAAVVTLDRAIDEFQELGDRQGLAKALRSRGMADLMVGAHDDAPESLQAALAASREVGDVRGEAWALQNLAWIAFVDGDPEEAERRLAEAIAKFEDIRDKGGLSWAYGLMAWIQFRLGDTAAADALVERVLPEARERGDQWGEGMMLILQSVMRLWSGRAREAHEIAAMALANFRRIGDVFGEVQALAPVGRSLIALGRVDEGFAVLEEMLAVHGTTADMRRLGLTVVAAAATHVGEPHRLPPELLDDDLSLVDASGLSDDERLVALGLCALQRGDVEGALTRLEKADGGARSHPYPQSALALALVAADRVDEAVAAAEWVVGSPQATYLDRTQALLAAALGHARRGDRPATLEALAGAQAEVAATDDQLTRALVCLAEAQARTRLGDDAGELSADAERALLRLGVTADGWKTAYSL is encoded by the coding sequence GGTCCCGAGCGACGAGCGTCGCGTCGCCACCGTGCTCTTCGGCGACCTCGTGGGCTTCACGACCCTGTCGGAGACCGCCGACCCCGAGCACGTGAAGAACCTCGTCGACGCCTGCTTCGGGCGGCTCGTGGCCGAGATCGAGACCTTCGGGGGCAAGGTCGACAAGATCGTGGGCGACGCCATCGTGGCGCTCTTCGGCGCCCCGGTGGCCCACGAGGACGACGCCGAGCGCGCCGTGCGTGCGGCGCTGCGCATGCAGGAGACGCTCGCCCGCCACGCCGCCGAAGGGGACGTCGACGTGCGCATGCGCATCGGCGTCAACACGGGCGAGGTGCTGGTCGGGGCCCTCCGGGCCGGTGGCGACTACACCGCGATGGGTGACGTGGTGAACACCGCGAGCCGGCTCCAGACCGCGGCCCAGCCGGGCCAGGTGCTCGTGGGCCCGGCCACCTTCGCCGCCACCCATGGGGTGATCGGCTACGACGAGCTGGGGCTGCTCCAAGCGCGCGGCCGCGACGAGCCCGTCCCGGCGTGGGCCGCCACCGCGCCGCTGCTGCCACCGGGCTACCGGCCCCAACGGGAGCGGGCGCCGCTCGTCGGTCGCGACCCCGAGCTGGCCATGTTGAAAGGGGCGGTCGACGCTGCCGTCGCGCATGGCCGGGCCCAGCTCATCTTGTTGCTGGGTGAGGCCGGCGTGGGCAAGAGCCGACTGGCCGAGGAGGTGGCCGCGCTGGCCGAGTGCGACCACGAGGCCATCGTCCTCGAAGGTCGCTGCGTGCCCTACGGCGAGGCCAACGTCTGGTGGCCTGTGGCCGAGGCGCTGCGTCAGGCCCTCAGCCTGTCCGCCGAGGCGCCGTTCAGCACGGCCAGCGACCACGCCTTCGACGTGGTCGCCCGCACCCTCGATCTCGACCCCGGCGACGACGAGGTCGCCCGGGTGGTCGAGGGCCTCCTCTACCTCCTCGGCTACGAGGTGCCCCTCCGGGACATCGACCCCCAGCGGGCGCGCGACGAGGCCACCCGCTCGGTGCTGACCCTCATCGAGGGCTATGCCCTCGATCACCCGGTCGTCATCGTGCTCTCCGACCTGCACTGGGCCGACGACCTCGTGCTCGAGATGATCGACGACATGCTCGCCCGCCTCGGCCGCTACCCCTACGTCGTGGTGGGCACCAGCCGGCCGGGCATCGAGGAGCGCTGGGTGCCCCGTCACGGCCGTCACAACTCGGCCGTGCTCAACCTCGACCCCCTCGACCGCAGCGCCTCCGAGCACCTGCTCTCCCTCCTGCTCGAGCAGGAGGCGGGCGACGACGTGCGCGCCCTGCTCCTCGACCGCAGTGGTGGCAACCCCTTCTTCCTCGAGGAGCTGGTGTCCCTGCTCGACGAGACGGGCATGGTCGGGGGCACGCCGAGCGCCGACGGGGGACTCCGTGACCTGCCCGACACCCTGCGGGGCCTCGTCGCGGCCCGCCTCGACGCCCTGCCCGCCAAGGAGCGCCAGACCTTGGTCAACGCCGCGGTCTGGGGCCGCCGCGGGCCGGTCGAGGCGCTGGAGAAGATGCTGGAGAAGGACGCGCTCGGCGAGGCCGATGCCGCCTCGGCGGCGGCGGACGCGCTGCACGGCCTCGCGGCGAAGGAGGTGCTCCTCGTCGAAGGGCAGCGGTGGAGCTTCCACTCAGAGCTCGTGCGCGACGTGGCCTATGGCACCCTCACCAAGTCCGACCGGGCCCGCAAGCACGCCGGGATCGCCACGCACCTGGAGGAGCATCCGGGGGCGGCGCCCGACGAGCGGGTCGTGGACATCGTCGCCTACCACTTCAACGTGGCCGCCCAGCTCTCAGTCGAGATGGGCGACGTCGCCCATCTCCGGCCCGACATCGGCGAGAAGGCACTCCACTGGTTGATGGAGGCGGCCCGGCGGGCCGATCGCGCCGACCTGCACCAGAACGCCGCACGCCTGTACGGCCAGGCGGTGGACCTGGCCACGAGCCTCGGCCAAGGCGACCAGATGACCGGCGCCGTCCTCGGGCGCGCCCATGCCCTCGCCGAGCTGCGCGACCTCGGGGCGGCACGCGCCGACGTCGGCCGGGCGCTGTCCGCGGCCGAGCGCAGCGGCGACCGCACCGTCCTCGCCCGAGCCCTCGTCGTACTGGGCGAGATCGAGTGGCGCGAGGGTGACCACGCCGCCGCCGTCGTCACCCTCGACCGGGCCATCGACGAGTTCCAGGAGCTGGGTGACCGCCAGGGCCTGGCCAAGGCGCTGCGCAGCCGGGGGATGGCCGACCTGATGGTCGGCGCCCACGACGACGCCCCCGAGTCGCTCCAAGCGGCGCTGGCCGCCTCCCGGGAGGTCGGTGACGTACGGGGCGAGGCGTGGGCCCTCCAGAACCTCGCTTGGATCGCCTTCGTCGACGGTGACCCCGAGGAGGCGGAGCGGCGTCTCGCCGAGGCCATCGCCAAGTTCGAGGACATCCGGGACAAGGGCGGCTTGAGCTGGGCCTACGGCCTGATGGCGTGGATCCAGTTCCGCCTCGGCGACACCGCCGCCGCCGACGCCCTCGTCGAGCGGGTCCTGCCCGAGGCGCGCGAGCGGGGCGATCAGTGGGGCGAGGGCATGATGCTCATCCTCCAGAGCGTCATGCGCCTCTGGTCGGGCCGGGCCCGCGAGGCCCATGAGATCGCGGCGATGGCGCTCGCCAACTTCCGTCGCATCGGTGACGTCTTCGGCGAGGTGCAGGCGCTGGCCCCCGTGGGCCGGTCACTCATCGCGCTCGGCCGGGTGGACGAGGGCTTCGCCGTGCTCGAGGAGATGCTCGCGGTGCACGGCACCACCGCCGACATGCGCCGGCTCGGCCTGACCGTGGTCGCCGCCGCCGCCACCCACGTCGGCGAGCCCCACCGCCTGCCGCCCGAGCTGCTCGACGACGACCTCTCCCTGGTCGACGCGAGTGGGCTCTCCGACGACGAGCGCCTCGTGGCCCTCGGGCTGTGCGCCCTCCAACGCGGCGATGTCGAGGGGGCCCTCACCCGCCTCGAGAAGGCTGACGGTGGCGCTCGCTCACACCCGTACCCGCAGAGCGCGCTGGCGCTCGCCCTCGTCGCCGCCGACCGCGTGGACGAGGCCGTCGCTGCCGCCGAGTGGGTGGTGGGCTCCCCCCAGGCGACCTACCTCGACCGGACGCAGGCCCTCCTCGCCGCCGCGCTCGGGCACGCCCGTCGGGGCGACCGGCCCGCCACGCTCGAGGCCCTCGCCGGCGCCCAGGCCGAGGTGGCGGCCACCGACGATCAGCTCACGCGCGCCCTCGTCTGCCTGGCCGAGGCGCAGGCCCGCACCCGCCTCGGGGACGACGCCGGCGAGCTGAGCGCCGACGCGGAACGGGCGCTCCTGCGCCTCGGCGTCACCGCCGACGGCTGGAAGACGGCCTACTCGCTCTGA